GCGAAATCATACGGATCGTTCTTGAACGATTTGATCAAGTCCTCCGGCTTGACCGGGACCGTTACCGTCTCGAAGAAGTCCGGTTTGCTGGTGTAGCTGTGAATGCCGGAGGTGTGGGTGAGCAAATGATGGATCGTCACTTCGTCCCCGCGCGGATAATCGGGAATGAACTTCGACAATTTGTCGCTGACGCTGAGTTTGCCTTGCTCTTGAAGCTTGAGAATGGCCGAGGCGGTGAATTGTTTGGAAATCGAGCCGATGCGGAATTTCGTCTCCGGCGTGATCGGGACGCGATGTTCCAGGCTGGCGTAACCATAGCCTCTCTTCAGCAGAATCTTTCCCGCCTTGGCCACGAGCATGGCCGCGCCGGGCGAGAGCCCTTTCACGACGTCTTTGGCCCCCGCGTCCAGCCACTGTTCGAGTGTCGGAATCGGCGCGTTCGGGTCGGCGCCTTTGGCCAGGAGCATCTCGACGACGTTCGTGTATCCCCGCGTCCGTGCCGCGTGGAGCGGTGACAGACCAACCTTGTTCGTCCTGTTGACGCTGACCCCACGCGCCAGGATTTTTTGCAGGGCCTCCGCATCGCCGGTCGCCGCCGCGCCGACGAGCTTGTCTGCCAGGCTCTGCTCGCCCAGACGGCGGAACACGAAACCCCAGCTTGCGCGCGCGTTTTGGACTTTCAGCAAAAGCCGGTTCTTGCCGCGCTGCAAGTCGAGTTGCACCAGATCTTCGTCTTTGCGGGCCGGCCGGCCGGCAAGATTCTCATGGGCGAGTTTGCCGTTCAGCCAAACCTTCACCGCGTCATCCGAACCGAGGCCGGCCAGCACCCTGGACGCCTCCGGCATTTCGATCTCGGCATAGGCGTAAGCGGTGACGAATTCTTTGCTCCCGAAGGGCGCCGTCAGATCGACGATGTCTTCGGGGGAATGGATGAGCTTCCATGCGTACTGGGAATCGCCGAGCTTGAGTTTCGCGCCTGCGGTGGCGTGGATTTGCGCTTCGCCGCCGGCCCTTGCAAGAAGATCGGATTCGAAGGCCTTCCTTTGGGCGGCATCGTCCGGGTCGGAGTCCGCCTGGCTGACGGGGACGGGGCCCAGGATCAGCCAGGTCTTGAGAAACTTGTTCGGCTCCAGGTCTGAGTAGGTTGCCGAGTCAGCCGCCCGGGCGATCTGCACAAACAGCGCCAAAGCCGCCAGCAGTGCGGTGCAAATCACAGCGGCGATTGTTGATTGGCGATTGGCGAGAGAATTCCCCGATCCGAGAGGGGAAGGGGTGGGTTCGTGGGGATGGAACTGTGGTGTGTTCACGTGTTTATCGGCGTTCATTGGCGTTCATTCGCGGTTGACCCGAATTCTTGGAAGGCACTCGGGACTCTCCCGCCGCATCAGGAATCTCAAATCGATACCCGATA
This genomic stretch from Verrucomicrobiota bacterium harbors:
- a CDS encoding DUF3471 domain-containing protein, giving the protein MNADKHVNTPQFHPHEPTPSPLGSGNSLANRQSTIAAVICTALLAALALFVQIARAADSATYSDLEPNKFLKTWLILGPVPVSQADSDPDDAAQRKAFESDLLARAGGEAQIHATAGAKLKLGDSQYAWKLIHSPEDIVDLTAPFGSKEFVTAYAYAEIEMPEASRVLAGLGSDDAVKVWLNGKLAHENLAGRPARKDEDLVQLDLQRGKNRLLLKVQNARASWGFVFRRLGEQSLADKLVGAAATGDAEALQKILARGVSVNRTNKVGLSPLHAARTRGYTNVVEMLLAKGADPNAPIPTLEQWLDAGAKDVVKGLSPGAAMLVAKAGKILLKRGYGYASLEHRVPITPETKFRIGSISKQFTASAILKLQEQGKLSVSDKLSKFIPDYPRGDEVTIHHLLTHTSGIHSYTSKPDFFETVTVPVKPEDLIKSFKNDPYDFAPGEKWSYNNSGYFLLGAILEKVAGASYGDFLKQHFFEPLGMNNTGVHNATDILEHEATGYTYERGAFKKALDWNMSRAGGAGALYSTVEDLFKWNEALFNGKVLGEATLKAAFTPVKTAGDLKSGGETREGYGYGWAISQQRGLTEIAHGGGLQGFLSYLLRFPKENFTVVVLANAAAPPPGLDPTARARDIAEMALWKNMEPRAALQANAAVSPKGFDAIVGRYDYSSAVLEVTREGDRLFAQLTGQPKFQIFPKSETEFFWKIVDAQVTFVKNDNGEVTKAIHRQGGLMIDAARIKDAPMAKLAPEALQAYVGKYDYGQGKSIMRVTREGARLFAQLTGQPKFEIFPKSETEFFWKSAVAEVKFVKDGRGKVIKATHSQGGRTFDAPRMEEVTP